Below is a window of Myxococcus xanthus DNA.
AGGAGCACCGCATGTCGACGCCCGTGCCCGACCGCCTGCGCCTGCCCTTCCACTTCGACGCCGCGCCGCGCCAGCAGGAGCTCGCGGCATTGTCCGCCGAGGCGTGGTTGCGCGGACGGCGAGGTGCGGCTCCACGTCCCCATCACCACGCACCCCGACGTGGCCTTCTTCCTCGGCGGCGAGCGAGTCGTCCTCCAGCCCGGTGAGTGCTGGTACCTGGACTTCAACCGTCCCCACCGGGTGGACAACCCCAGCGACACCGACCGCGTCCACCGGGTGCTGGACTGCGACGTGAATGACTGGCTGCGAGACGTCTTCACGCGGGCCGTGAATGGGCGCTGAAGCCTTCGAACGATTCTGGCTCCGCCGCAGCGAGCTCGCTCAGTGCTGCCCCCGCGCCGCGACGGCGTCCTGGATGAGCCCGGCGAGCAGCATGAGGGACTTCGGATCCTTGCTCGCGCGCACGCGCCAGGAGCCAGCGCGGGTATGCAGCACCAGCCGGTACGACTCCTC
It encodes the following:
- a CDS encoding cupin domain-containing protein, giving the protein MRLHVPITTHPDVAFFLGGERVVLQPGECWYLDFNRPHRVDNPSDTDRVHRVLDCDVNDWLRDVFTRAVNGR